AAAAAGTCTGCTCTCCATGTACGGAATTGAACGTTCGCGGTATCATGAAATCCGTTACTAAAGCAAGTCCTGGTTGAAATAACACGCTCAAGGGTCTTCTCAAGATTTGAGCTTTCAGCcattaaaaacaaaaccgTCTCATATGCTATTTGACCGTAATCGTCAGGTGTTTTACACACCTCGATCAAGTTGTTGGTGGCTTCTTCGAGGAATTTGCTCACGTCCGAGTCGACATTAGGAAACCCAGCAATGCGGTTAAGCAATCCACAGGTTTCATCAAAGCATTGTATGTAGTTTGGTAATAGCCTGAACTGTCTATCTTTCACAGGTATCATGAGGGGCTTGAGGTACTCTAAACACCACCCAGGAGAATAAAGTAATTGGACTCCAGCCAGAACCATCTTGAGATGGCTATGCAATacttcaacaaactctGGTCTTTCGTTAATTGACCTCAGGACTAGTACTTTGTTCAGGGACTGCTCCAATTgctcttcatcaaatgAATCCGTGAAGTAACTGCCCTCACTTCCGCTGTCGTTACACCATTCATCCGTCACTGATGTTTTCTTTGATCCAAACAAATGGATAGGAATGCCTGTCGAGGTTTGTATAGAGTTGGTTGTTGAGCTATCTGATAGTGTCTTTAACTTCACTTCAGGCTTAGATTGACATTCACTTGGCAGAGTGGAATCACTCTGACTGGAGTTGGACCgttttgctgctggtccttTGATTGGCGAATGCTCTAAAATTgtgtcttcgtcgtcactTCTTAAACAATTTCTGTTCCTCTCAGAACTCATAGACCTTGAGTATGATTTAATCGAACAAGAACCTTTAATTTTCTGCTCACTTCTTTTCATATCCACTTTGTTGCAACTGCGGCTACTCTCTGCTCTGCTTTTGGCTTTTCTAGGAGCACTTTGGCGCCAAAGGCTCATTACGCTGGTATGGGTTTTTTCTCTAGCACGATTGATGAAGTAAAGATATGTTTCCCTGATAGTGGTCTTTCCATAAAGGAAAGAGGGGGGTGTTTGCGAGCTAGCAGAAAGCATCGCAGATTCCTAACTCAGTTACCGGGTTAGTTGCAAAATTGACGACTGGACACTGTTCAGTCAACGTATACGTGTTGTGTTACAAAGGAAACAAAATTCCTGAATAATCAACACTTTTATATTTCACCTGTATCCATCCCATAAGATATAAAGTTCCAGAGGTGGTTGTAACCATATTAATACGGCTCTGTCGATCCCATCTGGATGCTCTGCTGTGATGTACAGGGTCTTAAGGTGATTCAACCGCTAGTTATGGGTAGATCCGCGAAGATCACGAGTTTCTGCAGTCAGATCAAAATTATACCCCACCACCTGGCTTGTTTAAAGGATGTTCCATTTTTTCCAGTTCTATAATCTAGCGACGATCTTGGTGTTTCAAGGCAAGCATATGCACTAGGAAGTACTCATTTCCTTCAATATTCTTATCTGGTTTGTTTATGATTTCAACATAGGCAAGCTTAGAACCTCAACTGCATTTTTAACTTGGATATTAAATAAGGTATACAAATCTGGTAGTTGAAAGAGGCACAAACCTATGCAAGGCTGGAAAATTTCCTAGTCAGTATGCaataattatatttcaGCGATACTCACGGGCTTGAACCTTCCTGAACGCCATACAATGATTTCGTTCCAAGGCGTTTCCGTGGCGGACATCATTCACAACCTCGGATCTGACAAGGCATTACCCCCGTTCTGTATTATTCGGCTGTGAGCCGAAAAATGTTTAAGACATTGTTGGCTGGAACCAGTCGTCCTGCCTTCTTTTAGGCATACATAAACAGAAGCTCATAAGGGATCCTCGAGTAAGATTACATCTGGACAGTTGAGAGGAGAGCTAAGAAGGAAGTCAAGAAATCCAACAAATGGAGGCAGTCTcgctaataataaattgatcttgataaataaaaaaaataatcatgCAGGTTATCATAATACATCACCACCCCTCTTTTGCTCCATTAGCGCTCTATAACTTTGAATCACTCTATCACGCTCTTCCTCCAGAATCACTCGTCTTGCCAGAGAACCGGCAGATTTAGGGACGTTTCGTAGCAATTTTGTAGGCAAATTGAGTTCAGGTGGTCGATCAGCTACGTCTCCGAATTTGGGCTTTTTAGATTCGAGATGAGCCCAAGGATCAGGTGATGGCTCTCTTTTACCTTTCTTTGGTTTCTggtcttcatcgtcttcatcattgtcgtcatcgtcatcatcatccttCTTTTTCCTACTGTTAGCCTCATCTTTGGCACGCTTTCTGGCTTTCCTTTTATCAGCTCTCGAAGGAGACCCCTTACGAGCTTTCACAAGTGGTAAAGCCTCGTTTACTCTACGAGAGAAGTCTGACATTCTTTCACCAGGCAAAATTTTTAAATCAGCCGCTGGGGTAGTATTCGAAATCGACGCAACTGACGACGTACTCTCTCTTGTTCGAGAGCGACCTCTTTCTTCGCCTTCTGTTCCTTTTGCTACTTTCCCTTGCTTCTTATTTGACCAGTTCATGAGTCGTTTAAACTCTTTGGGCATATCATCCTCCATATCGTCTCCATTTTGGGTAGGCTTAGAAGCTGCtttgttcttcttgctgACTTTTTTCGGGTTAATTAGAACACTGGGGGCAGTGTCAAAATCCACTTGCTTCCGCTTCAAAGGATTACGTGCCCTCTTTCTTGGCATCTTTTCAATAGTTCtagagaataaataaattaattctGAAATGTTCAAATTATTTCAGCATAGTTTACGATTGATGGgcgaattttttttatgaGAATGTTATTCTATAACTGAGGTTGCAGAGCGAAATTTGCAATTTGATACAAATTATCACAATTAAGACAACAATTGACCGAATAGAAAGGGTCGAgattaaaatatatcatTAGCTGAGTATTTAAAAGATCCAATAGTAGAGGACTTATTTTACTCTTGTGAAATAATATCGAATTGTGCACCTTGTTCAAGCTCTTTCTCAGGGCTTTGATCACACGGCTGTCCATACAGATCAGATCTGAATTTTTTATGCAtgtcaaaaataaatattttggcACAGTTGTAGTTCAGTAACAAACtacttatttattatatacaatGGCCAAAAGACCCAGAGGAAAGGTGGCTGAGAAGCTTGCAAAGCGGTCTAAAGACAGGCACACTGCAGACTCAGCTCTTAGTTCGTCTTCATGGTCTGCTTTGGGTGAGGTAGATGAAGACCCCAATTACCCAGACAGTGATCAAGAACAGGACTATGACAGTAGACCAAGGAAATTTCAAGTTGCTGATGACGAACGGGTTGAACGATTGCCAGTTAAGACCTTAGAGGGAGAAGTTAAACGAGTAATGGGAaaaaaggagaagaaaatccaaaaggaagttgaagaagataaagAGGACGAGTCTGAATCAGAGGAAGACGAATCTTCCAAAAGCGAGGAAGTCACTACAGAACAAAAGGCTTCTGGAGACGGTGAAGATGATAGTGATTCTGAGCCCGAAGATAACGACCCAGTTTCTCTCAACCAGAAGCTTTTGGAGCTGAAGGAGATCATTGCAGAGACAGCAGAGAAGCTAAACGAGGATCCAGAGGAACATATTAGCAAGTTGAGAGAGTTACGGGAATTGATCGCATCTTCGAAGCACTTTAAAGCTAAGCAACTTATAATATTGTCGTTGGTTCAGATATTCCAAAGTCTCATACCCGGTTATCGTATCCGCCCTCTTACAGAAAGTGAACAGAAGGAAAAAGTATCGAAAGAGGTCAGAAAATTACGAAACTTTGAAGAGAGTCTATTATTGAATTACAAAGCATATATCTCTACTCTGCAAACGTTTTCAAGGAAAGGGAAAAGTTCGCAGGTTGGAACAGTTAAATACTCCCTTGCCAGCGTCTCTATCCTGGCGGCATGTGAGCTCCTTGAATCAGTTCCCTATTTTAATTTTAGAAGCGAACTAGTTCAAATCATCGTTGACAAATTAagcaccaaaaaaaacgaTGAAACGTTTTATAAATCTATTCAGACACTGGAGACTATATTCAAGGCCGATGAGGAGGGACAAATCAGTTTTGATTTAGTGAGGCTGCTATCCAAGATGATCAAGGCCCGAAAATATAAAGTTGATGAAAAGGTCATTAACAGCTTGCTTCATCTGAGACTCTTAACCGAACTTGCAGCTAGAGCTGATTTGGAGAAGGTACAGAGGTTTGTCGAAGATGAGGGacccaaaaagaagaaagataGAGTCCACCTTAGTAAAAAGGAAAGGAAAGCACGAAAAGAGCGCAAAGCTATTACCGAAGAAATGATGAGGGCTGAAACAGCCGTCTcagcagaagaaagagagagacTCCAAGGAGAAACTCTAAAActtgtatttattctttaCTTCAATATTCTTAAGGAGCGATCAGAAAAGCTTATTGGCGTAACATTAGAAGGCTTGGCAAAATTTGCACACTTGATCAATGCGGATCTTTTTGGTGATCTATTGGAGGTTTTGCGTGAGCTTATCTTGGAAAGACAAAAACGCATAGTAGGCGGCGAGTACGAATTCAAGGAGTCCGCTACCCGAGAGTCGCTTTTATGCATCGTAACAGCTTTTGCACTCCTGTCGGCTCAGGCTGGTGTTGGTGAGTCTATGAACCTTGACTTGACCTTTTTTGTTAACCATTTTTACTCGAGTCTTTATTCTTTATCATTAAATGCCGATATCGAATTCTCCCACAAGACCCTTCGACTCGATGATCCATTAAAGGCAGCATCTATAACACCCAATAAGTACAAGGTTAACATTTCGACGGAAACTGAGATGATGATCAGAGCATTTGAATTTATCTTTTTCCGCCAAAGATCCATAGGACCCAATAGGGTTCAATCATTTGCTAAACGACTAGCAATTTCGACTCTACATATGCCCGAAAAGTCGTGCGCTGCCTCTCTAAGAattcttgataaaatgACCAAGAAGTTCAATAGTATGCCTGCCCTCTATTCTACCGAAGACCGTGTTGCAAACGGCGTTTATAATATGGAAGTCGATGATCCTGAGCACTCGAATCCAGGAGCAGCAACTATCTGGGAGACTGTACTCTTAGAAAAACATTACTCTCCAATGGTTGCCAAAGCAGCACAAGCAGTACCCAAAGGTGCTATTGTTCCCACgtaaataatatacaaaGTTGCATTTTTAATAGAATACTCCCTGCATCTGAGATCTGCAAGCCCGCCCTGCATCAGCCTAGTGAATGTCATGAAGCTGTAATGCATGCAGATCAATAAGGATCATAGATGGCTCTGTAAAATCCCTTATCTTGAACGGAGACACCTGGCAATATTTATTAGCttaaaagaataaaaccaaaaaagaagTAATACATATGCTTATTGGGACCAAGAGTTTTGCAATGCTTGTTTGCCATCAACAGAATAGAGCCGGAATAAATTCAAGGAACTTTCTCAGCCGTATAATTGCATCATTACGCGGCCAGCTCACGTCAGGCCCGTTGGGCCGTGCTAAATCATCTCCTTACCACTATGGATCAGATTTATAATTGTCGTGAAGTAATTTGTATAGGCACTAAAGATGTAAAACAAGATTTGCCTTCTTATCTAATGCTAAGACTGTGAATAATGAAGGGTGAAAAATTCATCTTATACTCAAAACCTGATGGCAAGGTCACCAAAGATTTTGAGCGGAGAAAAAGGGTCTCTTACTCCTGTACTCTGTgtaagaaacaaaaaatcaaatgtGATCTTGAATTTCCTTGCGGCACATGCAGAAGCAAGAAAAGGCCACATCTTTGTAAATTTGAACGTAGCAATGGTATAAACAATTCGCAAGATGtgctgacgacgacgtCTGAGGGTACCGCCAATAGCGACAATGAGACAGGAGATGGGGATCACACAAAAGATATGGAAAAAGTCCCTCCTGATCAAAGGCTGGTATTATATGGAGAAGTCTCAAGTGGCACCACCAATTATCTAGGCCCTTGGCATGCCGATGTTGCAGCTGCTCACAAGGAGCCAGGGGTACGCGTGATACTGGACGACTTTGAAAAGCGGAAAAATCAGAAATCTTTAGACTGTATGAGACCCTGGCAGCAATACGACAAAGGAACAAATGCAACTACCTATATAGACCCCTTCCTTTGCGGAATTGACGAGCTATTAGTCCAACACCTGCTTAACACATACTGGCAATTTATCAACCCAATTGAAAGTATATTGGACCCAAATTCGTTTTGGGATAAGTTTGATCGATACAACACTGATCCTACCTTAATAGACTGTTGCGACCGGCCTATATTTTCAGCATCTCTTTGGCTTATGCTAAGCTACTCCAGCCGATCTTTGTTACCATCAGATTGGACAATCGAGAGATTACAATCTGAGTTGTCTTCAGGAACACTCATGGGAACGGTAAGCTCCACGCTACAACAGGAAGCGAGGTTTGTAGCCGATCCGTGTGAATTCTTCCTTTATTGTGCGGAAAATTGTCTTACTCATGCCCAAATTTTCAAATCGGTTAAAAACATCGACTCTCTCACGGTGCTTATGTTGTATATTTCTTACTTACACGATGGCAGTGAGAGAAATTGGGCTTCCTGGACACTTTTAGGCATGGCATCTAACGCAGCACAAAGGCTGGGCCTATTCCAGGACCCTAGCTCCCTTAGTGCACTGTCTTCGACAGATAGTGATTTTCTCGAACAGGAACGAAAGTCAAACCATCGTAGAAATCTATACTGCGCTTTCATCACAATGAATGCACTTTATTCGGTAGACCTAGGCCAGATGCCCATAGTGGTACGAGAGTCATTGTGCACTATTAAAACGGAGCGGAAAGTCatgaaacaattgaacGATGGGGAATTTATTTTGGCTAAATATGATATTGCAAAGACTCTAAGCAAGTCCTTGGAAGCTACATATGCCTTTTATTCCTCAGACAATCCTCACATATGGCACCAAAAAGAATATACACAAGCAGTAGAGGACATGGAAGCTAAAATCAACTCTCTATGGGAAAATTTATCTGGAACATCTTTGGCATTACGGGATGGAATTACAGGAGATTCAAGTATAAAGCTTGAAATCGCACTAAAACTTGAGCATCCCCCCGTTCcttcaaaatttttttttcaaagatACATAGTAGATACCCTGATACACAAAGCAAGATTTGTCTTATTCAGACCGTTCTTACGTTATCGAGGTAGTATAAATCCAACCATGGCATCGTTTCAAGCGAAATGTCTTTCATCAGCACGGGCAATGTTAGAAAATCAATTTGCAGTTAACAACAACCAGGATATAATGGGATTTAACAAGTTTCGTTGGAATTATGTATTTTCCCACGCATTTCAGGCGGCAGTCATATTAAGCTTACAAAAAGATTTTAACAGGTCAGATTGGGAACTTCGGCTGGTCCAAGGATCAGCCCAACTATACTACAATATTAGACGACACGCAGGATGTGCAGCTGCTAAAGCACATTTAGTGCTATCCAATCTACTGGGTCCAAACGCCGTTGATATGGATGATCAAAGTTCTGCTGACAACAGTCACTTTTATTGTATAACCCCAGAGGTAGTTCAGGACGGGATTTCTTGGAAACCTGAAAATCTACCTTCTGATATAGAGTCACTTGaaaatgatttctttgCTTCTGTACTAGGAAATCAGAGGGCTTGctaaattattttgaatATATGAATATAATGCAAATGGTGAATCATTTAATGCATTTTTCTCAAATTCGGCACTAAGCCATGGCGATTTCTTGGCcgaaaaattattttgcGCTAGGGTATTCAGTATGAACGACGGTTTATTTAGCGTATTGCTTTGTAAACTTTAGTTCTCTCCTTGCATGTAATGTAGTCATTAAAGGCAGGGCTTGCAACATTTTCTTGAAGAGTTCGATGCCAAGATACCCGGAGAAGCGTTAGCCGATAGCTTAAAGCTAACAAGTACAGTCTGTTTGATTGGATTGGTATGGTTCTATAATTTACTCGTTCGCAAATCCTTGGAATAGTGGGATATTAAATTTAACTAAAATCGAATTGTTATCTACGCTCCACGAGTGTTGTTTATGTACAAATGACAATTGACAATTGAGTGGGATGAAATGTCAGATGAACTATCAGAGATACCAACCAATTGACGGAACTAGTACTCCGCTATTGGATTATGCATGTAGGTACAGCACTGGGCAAAATCTGGACTAGTTCAAATGTTTTAGCCGAGATTCAGTGGCTCCTCCAAACGAAAGAGGCTTTAAATCTTAGCTAACAGCCCCTTTCTCCACGAAGCGTGGCGTCCGTcctaaaaatattttattcaaactcaaaaatTCTTTATTGTGGGCGGCCACATCCATATTAAGTCCATCATAATTCATAGTTACTAGCACGCCATCTCGCCTGTCGTGATAAGCGGCATGCATGTCTGTCTGTTTATGCAACCTTAAAGGGTTGAAATGTCGTAATCTTAAATGATAAGGTGCATAAGAATTGCTTTTTACAATCTGATCTTAGTGCAACGGTCGGGATGATTAGATCTCAGCAGCCACTTGTCAACGAGATAATTGAACGAAATGGCGTCAGCATTCAGCCCAGTAGCCACCATAGAAATGCCGTAAAGGTGGAGAAAAGCGGCGGTGATTACGGGAACTGAGGCTGAAGAGAACTATAAAATGTGAGCAACAACCTCGTACAAATCTGTCCAGACAAACTGTACTCATAATAACTATGACCAGTCCTAAAAGTCCTAACGAGAAGAGTGTCGGTGCTTATCGAGTTGATGAGTTATCATCAAGTTCTTTAAGtattgaaaatgaagaCCTCGCTGTTGGGCAGGATAATATATTCAAAGACCCTGCTATCTATGAGCATTACAAAAAGGTTTACGAAGAGGCCAATTATGAGTGCAGGCATCTGCTTGACCCTGACTTCGAGTGGACAccacaagaagaaagaaagctCGTATGGAAGACAGAATGGAGATGTTGTTTTGTTGCattcttgttcttcttcaatttaGATATTGATCGTGGAAATATCTCATCAGCTCTTGGAGATAATATGTTGACAGATTTGAAGCTTACTACCAACGATTATAATTTGGGAAGCACAATTAAtcttgtttgtttcttgtCATCTGAACTTCCTTCACAGCTTATATCCAAGAAATTGGGTCCAGATGTTTGGATTCCTCTCCAAatggttttgttttctgctATTGCTATGTCTCAAATGGCAATTCAAAACCGTGCTGGTTTCTTTGCGACCAGAGCTTTATTGGGAGCACTTCAAGGAGGCGTAAGTTATTCAAGCAAGTCATGCTTTCAGCACAAGTTATCTAACCTAGTGACAGTTCATACCTGATGTGTGTTTATGGCTATCATATTTttacaaaaataatgaaTTGCCTATCCGCCTTTCATACTTTTATATTGCGAACCCTTTGACTTCTGCTATTAGCTCTCTGATGGCT
The Sugiyamaella lignohabitans strain CBS 10342 chromosome A, complete sequence genome window above contains:
- the tam14 gene encoding uncharacterized protein (top hit is XP_002839470.1 originated in Tuber melanosporum Mel28; conserved fungal protein), with the translated sequence MPRKRARNPLKRKQVDFDTAPSVLINPKKVSKKNKAASKPTQNGDDMEDDMPKEFKRLMNWSNKKQGKVAKGTEGEERGRSRTRESTSSVASISNTTPAADLKILPGERMSDFSRRVNEALPLVKARKGSPSRADKRKARKRAKDEANSRKKKDDDDDDDNDEDDEDQKPKKGKREPSPDPWAHLESKKPKFGDVADRPPELNLPTKLLRNVPKSAGSLARRVILEEERDRVIQSYRALMEQKRGGDVL
- the NOC3 gene encoding Noc3p (Subunit of a nuclear complex with Noc2p and pre-replicative complexes; the Noc2p-Noc3p complex binds to 66S ribosomal precursors to mediate their maturation and intranuclear transport; binds to chromatin at active replication origins, and is required for pre-RC formation and maintenance during DNA replication licensing; GO_component: GO:0030691 - Noc2p-Noc3p complex [Evidence IPI] [PMID 11371346]; GO_component: GO:0005656 - nuclear pre-replicative complex [Evidence IDA] [PMID 22421151]; GO_component: GO:0005730 - nucleolus [Evidence IEA]; GO_component: GO:0005730 - nucleolus [Evidence IDA] [PMID 11371346]; GO_component: GO:0005654 - nucleoplasm [Evidence IDA] [PMID 11371346]; GO_component: GO:0005634 - nucleus [Evidence IEA]; GO_component: GO:0005634 - nucleus [Evidence IDA] [PMID 12110182]; GO_component: GO:0030687 - preribosome, large subunit precursor [Evidence IDA] [PMID 23212245]; GO_function: GO:0003682 - chromatin binding [Evidence IDA] [PMID 12110182]; GO_process: GO:0006260 - DNA replication [Evidence IEA]; GO_process: GO:0006270 - DNA replication initiation [Evidence IDA] [PMID 12110182]; GO_process: GO:0007049 - cell cycle [Evidence IEA]; GO_process: GO:0051301 - cell division [Evidence IEA]; GO_process: GO:0006267 - pre-replicative complex assembly involved in nuclear cell cycle DNA replication [Evidence IMP] [PMID 22421151]; GO_process: GO:0006364 - rRNA processing [Evidence IDA] [PMID 12110182]; GO_process: GO:0042254 - ribosome biogenesis [Evidence IEA]): MAKRPRGKVAEKLAKRSKDRHTADSALSSSSWSALGEVDEDPNYPDSDQEQDYDSRPRKFQVADDERVERLPVKTLEGEVKRVMGKKEKKIQKEVEEDKEDESESEEDESSKSEEVTTEQKASGDGEDDSDSEPEDNDPVSLNQKLLELKEIIAETAEKLNEDPEEHISKLRELRELIASSKHFKAKQLIILSLVQIFQSLIPGYRIRPLTESEQKEKVSKEVRKLRNFEESLLLNYKAYISTLQTFSRKGKSSQVGTVKYSLASVSILAACELLESVPYFNFRSELVQIIVDKLSTKKNDETFYKSIQTLETIFKADEEGQISFDLVRLLSKMIKARKYKVDEKVINSLLHLRLLTELAARADLEKVQRFVEDEGPKKKKDRVHLSKKERKARKERKAITEEMMRAETAVSAEERERLQGETLKLVFILYFNILKERSEKLIGVTLEGLAKFAHLINADLFGDLLEVLRELILERQKRIVGGEYEFKESATRESLLCIVTAFALLSAQAGVGESMNLDLTFFVNHFYSSLYSLSLNADIEFSHKTLRLDDPLKAASITPNKYKVNISTETEMMIRAFEFIFFRQRSIGPNRVQSFAKRLAISTLHMPEKSCAASLRILDKMTKKFNSMPALYSTEDRVANGVYNMEVDDPEHSNPGAATIWETVLLEKHYSPMVAKAAQAVPKGAIVPT